In the Theobroma cacao cultivar B97-61/B2 chromosome 1, Criollo_cocoa_genome_V2, whole genome shotgun sequence genome, one interval contains:
- the LOC18610822 gene encoding probable leucine-rich repeat receptor-like protein kinase At1g35710 produces the protein MEISVHNNIFSLLRLLLFSLSFSISPPACEACHEVDREALLGFKHSITADPSELLQSWVHSSDCCASWKGVACNSAGRVVNVTRQGLVWDSDFIVDTFMNGTLSPSLGNLSFLQVLDLSNLKNLKGPMPPELGKLSHLTLLFLDSNQLTGSIPVTFKHFSRLEKLYLSNNKISGVIPSPVIGSLKSLTELGLSGNRFAGSIPATIGKLVLLAKLDIHGNKLSGSLPTTIGKLKNLKSLDLSENQITGSIPKTIGGLSALELLYLNQNQITGCIPSSISGLISLQFCRISENKLTGSLPPSIGELPNIQRLILQNNKLTGKLPATIGHLVTLTEIYLSNNRFTGKIPSSFGNLQNLQTLDLSRNNLSGQLSAQLVKLQNLQTLDLSFNPLGLNSIPKWFAKLNLFRLILAKTGIRGSLPRWLSSTSISTLDLSGNALTGKLPPWIGNMTSLSFLNLSNNGLHSSIPAEFKNLRRLMDLDLHSNKFSGHLDTIFLKETVDPLGHFNSIDLSDNMFTGPISESIVERPAMNSITSLVLSFNPLKGSIPKSLGKLSELQILKLVSNGLSGKIPVELGDATKLTTILLSRNKLSGAIPWKLLNLKDLKEFDVSDNQLSGKIPPHKATIPASAFMDNPGLCGAPLPPCKHS, from the coding sequence ATGGAGATTTCAGTTCATAACAACATCTTTTCTCTGCTTCGTTTGCTCTTATTCTCACTGTCCTTCTCAATCTCACCACCTGCCTGTGAGGCGTGCCATGAAGTGGACAGAGAAGCTTTGCTTGGATTCAAGCACAGCATCACAGCTGACCCTTCAGAACTGTTGCAATCATGGGTACATTCCTCTGATTGCTGCGCCTCCTGGAAAGGGGTCGCTTGCAATTCTGCTGGCAGGGTGGTGAATGTCACACGTCAAGGCCTTGTTTGGGACAGTGACTTCATTGTGGATACGTTCATGAATGGAACTTTATCTCCTTCCCTTGGAAACCTATCATTTCTTCAAGTTCTAGACCTTAGCAATCTCAAAAACTTGAAAGGACCAATGCCACCAGAATTAGGCAAGTTATCGCATCTTACTCTTCTTTTTCTAGATTCAAACCAGCTTACAGGGTCGATACCAGTGACATTCAAGCACTTCTCTCGGCTGGAAAAGCTTTATCTTAGCAACAACAAGATTTCTGGTGTTATACCTTCACCTGTCATTGGATCCTTAAAATCACTGACCGAACTGGGTCTTTCAGGAAACCGATTTGCAGGATCAATACCTGCAACAATTGGCAAGTTGGTTTTGTTGGCAAAGCTTGATATTCACGGAAACAAACTTTCTGGTAGTTTGCCTACAACTATTGGCAAGCTTAAGAACCTCAAATCTCTTGACTTATCTGAAAATCAGATAACAGGAAGCATTCCGAAAACCATTGGTGGACTTTCAGCATTAGAACTCCTATATCTCAATCAGAACCAGATTACAGGATGTATTCCTTCTTCAATATCCGGTCTTATCTCTCTGCAGTTTTGCCGCATATCAGAAAACAAGCTGACAGGAAGTTTGCCCCCATCCATTGGTGAGCTCCCAAATATTCAGAGGCTAATTCTTCAGAACAACAAGCTCACCGGGAAACTACCGGCTACAATCGGACATCTTGTCACTCTTACTGAAATATACCTCTCCAACAACCGTTTCACAGGCAAGATTCCTTCAAGTTTCGGTAACTTGCAAAACCTTCAAACACTAGATTTATCAAGAAACAATCTCTCTGGTCAACTTTCTGCTCAGCTGGTCAAATTACAGAACTTACAGACATTGGATCTGTCATTTAATCCTCTGGGACTAAATAGCATACCAAAGTGGTTTGCTAAATTGAATCTTTTTCGGCTCATATTAGCCAAAACTGGGATTAGAGGATCACTTCCAAGGTGGTTATCTTCTACATCCATTTCCACTCTAGATTTATCAGGCAATGCATTGACGGGGAAACTACCACCTTGGATTGGTAACATGACCAGCCTTTCTTTTCtcaatttatcaaacaatGGTCTTCACTCATCGATCCCAGCTGAATTCAAGAATCTTAGGCGTCTAATGGATCTTGATCTCCATTCAAACAAGTTCTCTGGTCACCTGGATAcaattttcttgaaagaaaCTGTTGACCCTTTAGGACATTTTAACTCAATTGATCTTTCTGACAATATGTTCACTGGTCCTATTAGTGAATCCATCGTAGAGAGACCTGCAATGAACTCTATAACATCACTTGTTCTCTCATTCAATCCGCTAAAAGGATCAATACCAAAATCCTTAGGGAAATTGAGTGAGCTGCAAATCCTGAAGCTGGTAAGCAATGGGCTTTCAGGGAAGATACCGGTGGAGCTTGGTGATGCCACGAAATTGACCACAATTTTGCTTTCAAGGAACAAGTTGAGCGGTGCCATCCCATGGAAGCTGCTCAATTTGAAAGACCTCAAGGAATTTGATGTGTCagataatcaattaagtgGCAAGATTCCTCCACATAAAGCCACAATCCCTGCATCTGCATTTATGGATAATCCTGGCTTGTGTGGAGCCCCCCTTCCTCCTTGTAAACATTCATAG
- the LOC18610824 gene encoding uncharacterized protein LOC18610824 isoform X2 — MSALAAPVPSSWIPEDDLLLKNAVESGASLEALAKGAVRFSRKFTVRELQDRWRSLLYDPVISAQASARMIEVELSAPNLYLKSSKFDNSVENGSAKRKLESVRRLYYAMRKRTCDQLVTNSSDVSFLGSPNGNDCVDNRGCCEEAVGPGKGFIQSQFGFSELGVHNGSKEDDLKVTLKKDCFSGKVENLEQNDVHKGSPHVIGEVSVEFGHPSDVEGIKPYSMGYSSPQPDMPLWKTMEDVPAAVMPINGGPGDKGQGADGTIVHPEDVDGKKGCSSGYDIVPSDLMLKDGYEMNNSSAISGGDLADTDALLNFDGDTMDRSCYDSVNSLLLNSPNDVHEDDTSKAKEPETLVADMCPGKSEAACPAKLDEIPDQLSHSGQGEQLGISCPEINLPSSTSMSNPHSPELHVEVICCMLNSEDPEIPCNDGVLFDKAFALSVTEKCQYVGGDQASSFANPKENKEELSFLETEDNLAQCFTAPKMVGLDVLSESSQGVKSEIHDGQCHMTSRQVLNSLVNPCRYKAAQAFPNFAADEAAKEEPSHECNYKDMPLYTESSSIVDSVLEPEANPSTSDRVEHESNDDVPNFSDVEAMILDMDLCPNDSDSFISREVSRYQDEHAKRTIIRLEQCARSAMQRDIASRGALAVFYGHHMKHYIKQTECKHSLLCRLYLAGQPWMWMLILT, encoded by the exons aTGTCAGCTCTGGCTGCCCCAGTTCCTTCTTCGTGGATCCCTGAAGACGATCTCTTATTAAAGAACGCCGTTGAG TCCGGTGCTTCATTGGAAGCACTAGCTAAAGGTGCGGTTCGATTTTCACGAAAGTTTACGGTTAGAGAATTGCAAGATCGATGGCGTTCTTTACTTTATGATCCTGTTATTTCTGCTCAAGCATCTGCTCGAATGATTGAGGTTGAATTATCTGCTCCTAATTTGTATTTGAAATCAAGTAAATTTGATAATTCTGTTGAAAATGGAAGTGCTAAACGAAAATTGGAAAGTGTTAGAAGATTGTATTATGCTATGAGGAAGAGAACTTGTGACCAACTTGTAACTAACTCTAGTGATGTTAGTTTCCTTGGATCACCAAATGGGAATGATTGCGTCGATAATAGAGGCTGCTGTGAGGAGGCTGTAGGACCCGGCAAGGGTTTTATCCAAAGCCAATTTGGATTCTCTGAGTTAGGGGTGCATAATGGATCAAAAGAGGATGATTTGAAAGTTACTTTGAAGAAGGATTGCTTTAGTGGTAAGGTTGAGAATCTTGAACAGAATGATGTGCATAAGGGGTCTCCTCATGTCATTGGTGAGGTTTCAGTTGAATTTGGACATCCCTCCGATGTTGAGGGAATCAAGCCTTACTCAATGGGATATTCATCACCTCAGCCAGATATGCCTCTGTGGAAAACAATGGAAGATGTTCCAGCAGCTGTAATGCCTATAAATGGTGGCCCCGGAGATAAAGGCCAGGGTGCAGATGGTACTATTGTGCATCCTGAAGATGTGGATGGTAAGAAAGGATGCTCATCTGGATATGATATTGTTCCTTCAGATCTGATGTTAAAAGATGGCtatgaaatgaataattcTTCTGCTATCTCTGGTGGAGATTTAGCAGATACAGATGCTCTGTTAAACTTTGATGGTGACACAATGGATAGATCTTGTTATGATAGTGTGAATTCGCTTTTGTTGAATTCTCCTAATGATGTTCATGAAGATGATACATCAAAGGCTAAAGAACCGGAGACATTAGTTGCAGATATGTGTCCTGGTAAATCAGAAGCTGCCTGTCCTGcaaaattggatgaaattcCTGATCAACTGTCACATTCTGGACAGGGTGAGCAGCTAGGTATATCCTGTCCGGAAATCAATTTGCCTTCATCTACATCGATGTCAAATCCTCATTCTCCTGAACTTCATGTGGAAGTGATTTGCTGCATGTTGAACAGTGAGGACCCTGAAATCCCATGCAACGATGGTGTTCTCTTTGATAAAGCTTTTGCTTTATCTGTAACGGAAAAATGTCAATATGTGGGTGGTGACCAGGCTTCATCCTTTGCAAACccaaaggaaaataaagaagaacTGAGCTTTTTAGAGACAGAAGATAACCTTGCTCAATGTTTTACTGCTCCCAAGATGGTAGGACTAGATGTTTTGTCAGAATCTAGTCAGGGTGTCAAATCTGAGATTCATGATGGTCAATGTCATATGACTTCCAGACAAGTTCTAAATTCCCTGGTCAACCCATGTAGGTACAAAGCAGCACAAGCATTTCCCAATTTTGCTGCAGATGAGGCAGCAAAGGAAGAGCCATCACATGAATGTAATTACAAAGATATGCCGCTATATACAGAATCCAGTTCCATTGTAGATAGTGTTTTGGAACCTGAAGCAAACCCGTCAACATCTGATCGGGTAGAACATGAAAGCAATGATGATGTTCCTAACTTTTCTGATGTTGAAGCCATG ATACTTGATATGGATTTATGTCCCAATGATTCTGACTCTTTCATTAGTAGAGAAG TCTCTAGATATCAAGATGAGCATGCCAAAAGGACAATCATTAGGTTGGAACAGTGCGCTCGGTCTGCTATGCAAAGAGATATTGCATCTCGAGGAGCACTTGCTGTCTTCTATGGCCATCATATGAAACACTACATTAAGCAAACTGAG TGCAAGCACTCCCTGCTTTGCAGGTTATACTTGGCAGGGCAACCATGGATGTGGATGTTGATATTGACTTAG
- the LOC18610823 gene encoding leucine-rich repeat receptor-like protein kinase PXC2, which yields MGAFNFFVSLLVMLVVVTRLLPGAESKTYWEDIQALEQLKNGVDRNSVNPGSCLSSWDFTADPCDSLFSERFTCGFRCDLTVSGLSRVTEVSLDSAGYAGSLSSASWNLPYLQILDLSNNFFSGWIPGSLSNLTRLTRLGLSRNTLSGEIPASIGELSSLEELYLDNNNLQGPIPTTFNGLVSLKRLEIQTNNLSGELPELGSLKNLYFLDASNNAISGYLPTTFPPSLVQISMRNNKIEGTIPQSLKYLSFLQVLDLSHNELTDSVPYFVFNHQSLQQLTLAFNSFTSVQSPPNLGTQSELIAVDLSNNELQGWLPPFLPLLPKLSALSLENNKFSGMIPAPYALKTILPGSGIAPFARLLLGGNYLFGPIPGPLLSLKPDTANVSLADNCLIRCPLRFFFCQGADQKSSMECKRFSPVIP from the coding sequence atgggtgcttttaatttctttgtttctttgctTGTTATGTTGGTTGTTGTTACAAGACTTTTACCCGGAGCAGAGTCCAAGACGTATTGGGAAGATATACAGGCGTTGGAACAACTGAAAAATGGAGTCGACCGTAACTCGGTGAATCCTGGTTCTTGCTTGAGTTCGTGGGACTTTACAGCAGACCCATGCGACAGCCTCTTCAGTGAACGTTTCACCTGTGGTTTCAGGTGCGACCTTACGGTTTCTGGGTTAAGCCGAGTTACGGAAGTTAGTCTTGACTCAGCTGGGTACGCTGGTTCTCTCTCTTCCGCTTCCTGGAACCTCCCTTACTTACAAATTCTTGACCTGTCAAACAATTTCTTCTCCGGGTGGATTCCAGGGTCACTCTCCAACCTGACTCGGTTAACTCGACTCGGTCTTTCGAGGAACACATTATCCGGTGAGATACCTGCTTCGATTGGGGAGTTGTCGAGCCTCGAAGAACTGTACCTCGATAACAACAACCTTCAAGGACCTATTCCTACGACTTTCAATGGTCTTGTTAGCCTGAAGAGGCTCGAAATTCAAACAAACAACCTCTCTGGTGAGTTGCCCGAGCTGGGTTCACTCAAGAACCTTTATTTTCTTGATGCAAGCAACAATGCCATTTCTGGGTATCTCCCTACGACGTTCCCTCCTTCACTGGTCCAAATCTCCATGAGAAACAACAAGATTGAAGGCACCATCCCTCAAAGTCTCAAATATCTGAGCTTTTTGCAAGTATTGGACCTGAGTCACAACGAACTCACCGATTCAGTCCCTTATTTCGTTTTTAACCACCAATCTCTCCAACAACTCACTCTCGCATTCAACTCCTTTACGTCTGTACAATCTCCTCCTAATCTAGGCACCCAAAGTGAGCTCATTGCTGTTGATTTGAGCAACAACGAGCTCCAAGGCTGGTTACCTCCCTTCTTGCCACTATTGCCAAAGCTGTCAGCTTTATCCCTGGAAAACAATAAGTTCTCGGGCATGATCCCAGCCCCGTACGCATTGAAAACGATCCTGCCTGGATCCGGAATTGCCCCTTTTGCAAGGCTTTTGCTTGGAGGGAACTACTTGTTCGGACCAATTCCGGGGCCCTTGCTGTCTCTCAAACCAGATACTGCAAATGTCAGTCTTGCTGACAACTGCTTGATAAGGTGTCCACTGCGTTTCTTTTTCTGCCAAGGTGCTGACCAGAAATCTTCAATGGAATGTAAGAGATTTAGCCCTGTAATCCCTTGA
- the LOC18610824 gene encoding uncharacterized protein LOC18610824 isoform X1 — MSALAAPVPSSWIPEDDLLLKNAVESGASLEALAKGAVRFSRKFTVRELQDRWRSLLYDPVISAQASARMIEVELSAPNLYLKSSKFDNSVENGSAKRKLESVRRLYYAMRKRTCDQLVTNSSDVSFLGSPNGNDCVDNRGCCEEAVGPGKGFIQSQFGFSELGVHNGSKEDDLKVTLKKDCFSGKVENLEQNDVHKGSPHVIGEVSVEFGHPSDVEGIKPYSMGYSSPQPDMPLWKTMEDVPAAVMPINGGPGDKGQGADGTIVHPEDVDGKKGCSSGYDIVPSDLMLKDGYEMNNSSAISGGDLADTDALLNFDGDTMDRSCYDSVNSLLLNSPNDVHEDDTSKAKEPETLVADMCPGKSEAACPAKLDEIPDQLSHSGQGEQLGISCPEINLPSSTSMSNPHSPELHVEVICCMLNSEDPEIPCNDGVLFDKAFALSVTEKCQYVGGDQASSFANPKENKEELSFLETEDNLAQCFTAPKMVGLDVLSESSQGVKSEIHDGQCHMTSRQVLNSLVNPCRYKAAQAFPNFAADEAAKEEPSHECNYKDMPLYTESSSIVDSVLEPEANPSTSDRVEHESNDDVPNFSDVEAMILDMDLCPNDSDSFISREVSRYQDEHAKRTIIRLEQCARSAMQRDIASRGALAVFYGHHMKHYIKQTEVILGRATMDVDVDIDLGREGSANKISRRQALIKMEEDGSFSLKNLGKSSIFLNGKEVSTGQLMGLGSSSLIEIRDMAFVFETNHNSVKRYLAKNSQKNQEKKTHFEWSGAEEGIA, encoded by the exons aTGTCAGCTCTGGCTGCCCCAGTTCCTTCTTCGTGGATCCCTGAAGACGATCTCTTATTAAAGAACGCCGTTGAG TCCGGTGCTTCATTGGAAGCACTAGCTAAAGGTGCGGTTCGATTTTCACGAAAGTTTACGGTTAGAGAATTGCAAGATCGATGGCGTTCTTTACTTTATGATCCTGTTATTTCTGCTCAAGCATCTGCTCGAATGATTGAGGTTGAATTATCTGCTCCTAATTTGTATTTGAAATCAAGTAAATTTGATAATTCTGTTGAAAATGGAAGTGCTAAACGAAAATTGGAAAGTGTTAGAAGATTGTATTATGCTATGAGGAAGAGAACTTGTGACCAACTTGTAACTAACTCTAGTGATGTTAGTTTCCTTGGATCACCAAATGGGAATGATTGCGTCGATAATAGAGGCTGCTGTGAGGAGGCTGTAGGACCCGGCAAGGGTTTTATCCAAAGCCAATTTGGATTCTCTGAGTTAGGGGTGCATAATGGATCAAAAGAGGATGATTTGAAAGTTACTTTGAAGAAGGATTGCTTTAGTGGTAAGGTTGAGAATCTTGAACAGAATGATGTGCATAAGGGGTCTCCTCATGTCATTGGTGAGGTTTCAGTTGAATTTGGACATCCCTCCGATGTTGAGGGAATCAAGCCTTACTCAATGGGATATTCATCACCTCAGCCAGATATGCCTCTGTGGAAAACAATGGAAGATGTTCCAGCAGCTGTAATGCCTATAAATGGTGGCCCCGGAGATAAAGGCCAGGGTGCAGATGGTACTATTGTGCATCCTGAAGATGTGGATGGTAAGAAAGGATGCTCATCTGGATATGATATTGTTCCTTCAGATCTGATGTTAAAAGATGGCtatgaaatgaataattcTTCTGCTATCTCTGGTGGAGATTTAGCAGATACAGATGCTCTGTTAAACTTTGATGGTGACACAATGGATAGATCTTGTTATGATAGTGTGAATTCGCTTTTGTTGAATTCTCCTAATGATGTTCATGAAGATGATACATCAAAGGCTAAAGAACCGGAGACATTAGTTGCAGATATGTGTCCTGGTAAATCAGAAGCTGCCTGTCCTGcaaaattggatgaaattcCTGATCAACTGTCACATTCTGGACAGGGTGAGCAGCTAGGTATATCCTGTCCGGAAATCAATTTGCCTTCATCTACATCGATGTCAAATCCTCATTCTCCTGAACTTCATGTGGAAGTGATTTGCTGCATGTTGAACAGTGAGGACCCTGAAATCCCATGCAACGATGGTGTTCTCTTTGATAAAGCTTTTGCTTTATCTGTAACGGAAAAATGTCAATATGTGGGTGGTGACCAGGCTTCATCCTTTGCAAACccaaaggaaaataaagaagaacTGAGCTTTTTAGAGACAGAAGATAACCTTGCTCAATGTTTTACTGCTCCCAAGATGGTAGGACTAGATGTTTTGTCAGAATCTAGTCAGGGTGTCAAATCTGAGATTCATGATGGTCAATGTCATATGACTTCCAGACAAGTTCTAAATTCCCTGGTCAACCCATGTAGGTACAAAGCAGCACAAGCATTTCCCAATTTTGCTGCAGATGAGGCAGCAAAGGAAGAGCCATCACATGAATGTAATTACAAAGATATGCCGCTATATACAGAATCCAGTTCCATTGTAGATAGTGTTTTGGAACCTGAAGCAAACCCGTCAACATCTGATCGGGTAGAACATGAAAGCAATGATGATGTTCCTAACTTTTCTGATGTTGAAGCCATG ATACTTGATATGGATTTATGTCCCAATGATTCTGACTCTTTCATTAGTAGAGAAG TCTCTAGATATCAAGATGAGCATGCCAAAAGGACAATCATTAGGTTGGAACAGTGCGCTCGGTCTGCTATGCAAAGAGATATTGCATCTCGAGGAGCACTTGCTGTCTTCTATGGCCATCATATGAAACACTACATTAAGCAAACTGAG GTTATACTTGGCAGGGCAACCATGGATGTGGATGTTGATATTGACTTAGGAAGAGAAGGGAGTGCCAACAAGATATCTAGACGGCAG GCACTTATAAAAATGGAGGAAGATGGTTCCTTCTCTTTGAAGAATCTTGGCAAGagttcaatatttttaaatgggAAAGAAGTTTCTACTGGACAGCTGATGGGTCTTGGTTCAAGTAGTTTGATTGAG ATTAGGGACATGGCTTTTGTCTTTGAAACAAACCATAATTCTGTGAAGCGGTATCTGGCAAAAAACTCCCAGaaaaaccaagaaaagaaaacccacTTTGAATGGTCAGGAGCTGAAGAGGGTATCGCATGA